The following coding sequences are from one Candidatus Caccoplasma merdavium window:
- a CDS encoding pyridoxal phosphate-dependent aminotransferase family protein, which translates to MKPLQEKLAKYDAPQKAKALGVYPYFRKIESEQDTEVIINGKKVLMFGSNSYLGLTNHPKIKEAAIAAIKKYGTGCAGSRFLNGTLDIHVELENRLARFVGKEEAIIYSTGFQVNMGVISCLTGREDYIIWDELDHASIIEGRRLSFSNSLKFKHNDMASLEKVLKSCKEDAIKLIVVDGVFSMEGDVANLPEIVALAKQYNASIYVDEAHGIGVFGRQGRGVCDHFGVTDDVDCIMGTFSKSFASLGGFVATDSVTANYLRHNSRSYIFSASITPASTAAVSAALDIIESEPERIQHLWDITHYALDGFRRIGCEIGNTTTPIIPLFIRDNNKTFRVTRDLFEEGIFVNPVVSPAVPSEDTLIRFSLMATHTFKQVDYALEKIEKCFKKLDIIK; encoded by the coding sequence ATGAAGCCTTTGCAGGAAAAACTGGCTAAGTACGATGCTCCCCAAAAAGCCAAAGCTTTGGGCGTGTATCCCTACTTTCGGAAAATAGAAAGTGAACAGGATACCGAAGTGATAATCAATGGGAAGAAAGTCCTCATGTTTGGCTCGAACAGCTATTTGGGACTCACCAACCACCCGAAAATAAAAGAAGCGGCCATTGCTGCCATCAAGAAGTATGGCACGGGTTGTGCCGGGTCGCGCTTCCTCAACGGTACTCTCGACATACATGTGGAGCTCGAAAACCGTTTGGCCCGTTTTGTGGGCAAGGAAGAGGCGATTATCTATTCTACCGGTTTTCAGGTGAACATGGGCGTGATTTCCTGCCTCACAGGTCGCGAGGATTATATCATTTGGGACGAGCTCGACCATGCCTCGATTATTGAGGGTCGTCGACTCAGTTTTTCCAACTCGTTGAAGTTCAAACATAACGATATGGCATCGCTCGAAAAGGTCCTCAAATCGTGCAAAGAAGATGCCATAAAACTCATCGTTGTCGATGGAGTGTTCAGCATGGAAGGCGACGTAGCCAATCTCCCCGAAATCGTGGCGCTTGCCAAGCAATACAACGCGTCTATCTATGTCGACGAGGCCCACGGAATCGGAGTGTTCGGGCGTCAAGGCCGTGGCGTGTGCGACCATTTCGGGGTGACCGACGATGTCGATTGCATCATGGGCACATTCAGCAAGTCGTTTGCTTCGTTGGGCGGTTTTGTCGCCACCGACTCTGTTACGGCCAACTATTTGCGCCACAATTCCCGTTCCTACATATTCAGTGCCAGCATCACGCCCGCTTCGACGGCTGCCGTTTCGGCGGCTCTTGACATCATCGAGAGCGAACCCGAACGCATTCAGCACCTGTGGGACATTACCCATTATGCCCTCGACGGATTCCGTCGCATCGGTTGTGAAATCGGCAACACGACGACACCTATCATTCCGCTCTTTATCCGGGACAACAACAAGACATTCAGGGTAACCCGCGACCTCTTCGAAGAGGGAATCTTTGTCAACCCGGTTGTATCGCCGGCCGTGCCTTCGGAGGATACGCTCATTCGCTTCTCCCTGATGGCAACCCATACCTTCAAACAAGTCGATTACGCCTTGGAGAAGATAGAGAAATGCTTCAAGAAGCTCGATATCATCAAATAA
- a CDS encoding aminopeptidase produces MKRFLFTLALAGVVFSAAAQEPEKKEEKKEEGYVFTDVKVLPTNAIKNQYRSGTCWCFSTLSFLEDEIRRAGGGEIDLSEMWIVRNIYFEKAVKYVRLHGSLNFAVGGAAHDVTNGIRDYGIVPEEVYPGLNYGTELPEFNEIDAVLKAYVDAVIKTADATGGKLTTAWQEGLNGILDAYFGKMPETFTYNGKEYTPQSFAASLPIKMEDYVDITSYTHHPFYSTFVLEVPDNWSWGYSYNVPLDDMMRIIDNALENGYTIAWGSDVSERGFSRTKAIAIVPEVDLESMEGTEASRWGDLSPRERENMLYKFDKPGKEKVITQEMRQTAFDNYETTDDHGMVIIGTAVDQNGNPYYKVKNSWGVTASPYDGYYYFSRPFVAYKTMSYMVNKNAIPKDIRKALKMK; encoded by the coding sequence ATGAAGAGATTTCTGTTTACCTTGGCCTTGGCCGGCGTTGTTTTCTCGGCCGCAGCCCAAGAGCCCGAAAAGAAAGAGGAGAAAAAAGAGGAAGGCTATGTATTCACCGATGTCAAAGTGCTTCCCACCAATGCCATCAAGAACCAATACCGCAGCGGGACGTGCTGGTGCTTCTCGACCCTGTCGTTCCTCGAAGATGAGATACGCCGTGCCGGGGGAGGAGAAATAGACCTCTCGGAAATGTGGATCGTGCGTAACATCTACTTCGAGAAAGCGGTGAAATATGTACGTCTGCACGGCAGCCTCAACTTTGCCGTCGGCGGTGCCGCACACGATGTCACCAACGGCATTCGCGACTACGGCATCGTACCCGAAGAGGTGTATCCCGGGCTCAACTACGGAACGGAGTTGCCCGAATTTAACGAAATAGACGCCGTGCTGAAAGCCTATGTCGACGCCGTAATCAAAACCGCCGATGCGACCGGCGGAAAACTCACGACCGCCTGGCAAGAGGGTTTGAACGGCATTCTCGATGCCTACTTCGGCAAAATGCCCGAGACATTCACCTACAACGGAAAGGAATATACGCCTCAATCGTTTGCCGCATCGCTCCCCATCAAGATGGAAGACTATGTCGACATCACCTCCTATACGCACCACCCCTTCTACTCGACTTTCGTGCTCGAAGTTCCCGACAACTGGTCGTGGGGATATAGCTACAACGTGCCGCTCGACGACATGATGCGCATCATCGACAACGCCCTCGAAAACGGATACACCATCGCCTGGGGCAGTGACGTGAGCGAGAGAGGGTTCAGCCGCACCAAAGCCATTGCCATCGTTCCCGAAGTCGACCTCGAAAGCATGGAGGGCACCGAGGCTTCACGCTGGGGGGACCTTTCGCCGAGAGAACGCGAGAACATGCTCTACAAGTTTGACAAGCCCGGCAAAGAAAAAGTCATCACCCAGGAAATGCGCCAAACGGCATTTGACAACTACGAGACGACCGACGACCACGGCATGGTCATCATCGGAACAGCCGTAGACCAAAACGGCAACCCCTACTACAAGGTGAAAAACTCATGGGGTGTAACGGCATCGCCCTACGACGGCTACTACTACTTCTCGCGCCCGTTCGTCGCCTACAAGACCATGTCTTATATGGTAAACAAGAACGCCATACCCAAGGACATTCGCAAAGCGCTTAAAATGAAATAA
- a CDS encoding bifunctional UDP-3-O-[3-hydroxymyristoyl] N-acetylglucosamine deacetylase/3-hydroxyacyl-ACP dehydratase — MKQQTLKSSFTLRGKGLHTGLDIEITFLPAPENHGYKIQRIDLEGQPIIDAVAENVANTQRGTVLSKSNITVSTIEHAMAALYASEIDNCLIQVNAPEFPILDGSSQIYIENIARVGIEEQEAEKDYYIIRNKIEITDEESGSSIIALPDDHFSVSTMVLFNSPILNYQYACLEDMKNFAEEIAGARTFVFVREIEPLLKNNLIKGGDLDNAIVIYDQKIEQSEFDRIADLVGAPHKNANELGFINNRPLAFNNEPARHKLLDILGDIALIGKPIKGRIIATRPGHKINNLFARAIRKEVKRQEIQAPFYDPNKEPVMDVNRIKELLPHRYPMLLVDKIIEIGKNHIVGIKNFTSNEPFFQGHFPQEPVVPGVLLIEAMAQTGGLLTLNSVDDPTSYSTYFMKIDNVKFRQKVVPGDTAIFHVSFMTEMRRGCAYMKGYVFVGDKITTEAEFMAQISKNK; from the coding sequence ATGAAACAACAAACACTGAAAAGCAGCTTTACCCTGCGGGGGAAAGGCTTGCATACCGGGCTCGACATCGAAATCACGTTCTTGCCGGCTCCCGAAAACCACGGATATAAAATACAACGCATCGACCTCGAAGGACAACCCATCATCGACGCCGTTGCCGAAAACGTTGCCAATACCCAACGCGGCACGGTACTGAGCAAAAGCAACATCACGGTAAGCACCATCGAGCATGCCATGGCAGCGCTCTACGCCTCGGAAATCGACAACTGCCTGATACAGGTCAATGCCCCCGAATTTCCCATACTCGACGGCAGCTCGCAAATCTATATCGAAAACATCGCGCGTGTCGGCATCGAAGAGCAAGAAGCCGAGAAAGACTATTACATCATTCGCAACAAAATCGAAATCACCGACGAAGAGAGCGGCTCGTCGATTATCGCCTTGCCCGACGACCATTTCAGCGTAAGCACCATGGTACTCTTCAACTCTCCGATACTCAACTACCAGTATGCTTGCCTCGAAGACATGAAAAACTTTGCCGAGGAGATTGCCGGTGCACGCACATTCGTCTTCGTGAGAGAGATAGAGCCGTTGCTGAAAAACAACCTCATCAAAGGTGGCGACCTCGACAATGCCATCGTCATCTATGACCAAAAGATAGAACAATCGGAATTTGACCGCATAGCCGACCTCGTGGGAGCGCCGCACAAGAATGCCAACGAACTGGGATTCATCAATAATCGCCCGCTCGCCTTCAACAACGAGCCGGCCCGCCACAAACTCCTCGACATTCTCGGTGACATCGCCCTCATAGGCAAGCCCATCAAGGGGCGCATCATCGCCACACGTCCGGGGCACAAAATCAACAACCTGTTTGCCCGTGCCATACGCAAAGAGGTGAAACGGCAAGAGATACAAGCCCCGTTCTATGACCCGAACAAAGAACCGGTCATGGACGTCAACCGCATCAAAGAGTTGCTGCCGCACCGTTACCCGATGCTGCTGGTCGACAAAATCATCGAAATCGGCAAGAACCACATTGTCGGCATCAAGAACTTCACCAGCAACGAACCTTTCTTCCAGGGACACTTCCCCCAGGAACCGGTCGTTCCCGGCGTGTTGCTCATCGAAGCCATGGCTCAGACCGGCGGTCTGCTCACGCTCAACAGCGTCGACGACCCCACCAGCTACTCGACCTACTTCATGAAAATCGACAACGTAAAATTCCGCCAAAAAGTGGTACCCGGCGACACGGCCATCTTCCATGTGTCGTTCATGACCGAGATGCGCCGCGGTTGCGCTTACATGAAAGGTTACGTATTTGTCGGCGACAAAATCACGACCGAAGCCGAATTCATGGCACAAATTTCCAAAAACAAATAA
- the lpxD gene encoding UDP-3-O-(3-hydroxymyristoyl)glucosamine N-acyltransferase: protein MEFSAKEIAQFLGGKVIGDENVKVSNLSKIEEGKAGTLTFLANPKYTPHIYTTQASIVLVNKGFTPEGEIKATLIEVEDAYACLAMLLNMVNAARPEKKGIEEGSHVAASATLSDSIYIGAFAYIGEHAVLGEGCKIYPQAYIGDNVKIGNNTTIYPGVKIYHDCVIGNNCIIHAGAVIGADGFGFAPHDGKYVKIAQIGNVVIEDNVEIGANTTIDRATMGSTVIHEGVKLDNLIQVAHNVEIGESTVMAAQCGIAGSTKIGSHCMMGGQVGVAGHITVGDHVNVGAQTGIPNHIDPNNTLLGTPAMPAREFARVSVLMRKLPELSQTIRELQKEIKSLKQQRGE from the coding sequence ATGGAATTTTCGGCAAAAGAAATCGCCCAGTTCCTGGGTGGAAAAGTCATCGGCGACGAAAACGTCAAAGTTAGCAATCTGTCCAAAATCGAAGAAGGGAAAGCCGGGACTCTGACTTTTCTTGCCAATCCGAAATATACGCCCCACATATACACGACCCAAGCCAGCATCGTATTGGTAAACAAAGGGTTCACTCCCGAAGGCGAAATAAAGGCCACGCTCATCGAGGTCGAAGATGCCTATGCCTGCCTCGCCATGCTGCTAAACATGGTAAATGCCGCCCGCCCCGAGAAAAAAGGCATCGAAGAGGGTTCCCATGTTGCAGCGTCGGCCACACTTTCCGACTCTATCTACATAGGAGCCTTTGCCTACATCGGCGAACATGCCGTTTTGGGAGAAGGGTGCAAAATCTATCCCCAAGCCTATATCGGCGACAACGTGAAGATTGGCAACAACACCACCATCTATCCCGGCGTGAAGATTTACCACGACTGCGTCATCGGCAACAACTGCATCATACACGCGGGTGCGGTCATCGGAGCCGACGGTTTCGGGTTTGCCCCGCATGACGGGAAATATGTAAAAATCGCCCAAATCGGCAACGTGGTCATCGAAGACAACGTAGAGATAGGCGCCAATACGACCATCGACCGTGCCACCATGGGCTCGACTGTCATACATGAAGGGGTGAAACTCGACAACCTCATACAGGTGGCACACAACGTGGAGATAGGCGAAAGCACCGTCATGGCCGCACAGTGCGGCATCGCCGGCTCGACCAAGATAGGCAGCCACTGCATGATGGGCGGACAAGTAGGCGTAGCCGGTCACATCACCGTGGGCGACCATGTGAATGTGGGAGCCCAGACGGGCATTCCCAACCACATCGACCCGAACAACACCCTGCTGGGGACACCGGCCATGCCGGCTCGCGAATTTGCCCGGGTTTCGGTACTCATGCGCAAATTGCCCGAGTTGAGCCAAACCATCAGAGAACTACAAAAAGAGATAAAATCATTAAAACAACAACGGGGCGAATAA
- the lpxA gene encoding acyl-ACP--UDP-N-acetylglucosamine O-acyltransferase — protein MQHPLSFVHPEAQIGNNVEIGPFVTIDKNVVIGDGTRIMSNATILEGARIGKNCTIFPGAVVSAIPQDLKFRGEETTAEIGDNTTLREYVTVNRGTASKGKTIVGNNCLLMAYVHIAHDCKLGNNIIISNSSQIAGEVVIDDYAILSGGVLCHQFTHIGSHVMIQGGSQVNKDIPPYAKIGHTPIAFAGINTVGLRRRGFSDEAIAVIQEVYRCIYMSGMNTSDALKYIEENVAATPERDEILQFVHSSERGIVRGLK, from the coding sequence ATGCAGCACCCATTATCATTTGTTCACCCCGAAGCCCAAATCGGTAACAATGTCGAAATAGGCCCGTTTGTCACCATCGACAAGAATGTCGTCATCGGCGACGGGACCCGCATCATGTCCAACGCAACCATTCTCGAAGGCGCCCGCATCGGCAAGAACTGTACCATATTCCCGGGAGCCGTCGTATCGGCCATTCCCCAAGACCTCAAATTCAGAGGCGAAGAGACCACGGCCGAAATCGGCGACAACACCACCCTGCGCGAATATGTCACCGTAAACAGGGGCACCGCCTCAAAAGGCAAAACCATCGTCGGCAACAACTGCCTGCTCATGGCCTATGTGCACATTGCCCATGACTGCAAACTCGGAAACAACATCATCATCTCCAACTCCTCTCAGATTGCCGGAGAAGTCGTTATCGACGACTACGCCATTCTCAGCGGCGGCGTACTGTGCCACCAGTTTACCCACATCGGCAGCCATGTCATGATACAGGGAGGCTCGCAGGTCAACAAAGACATTCCGCCCTACGCCAAGATAGGCCACACCCCCATCGCCTTTGCCGGCATCAATACCGTAGGGTTGCGTCGGCGCGGATTCAGCGACGAGGCCATCGCCGTGATACAAGAAGTGTACCGTTGCATCTACATGTCAGGCATGAACACCAGCGACGCGCTCAAATACATCGAAGAAAACGTCGCTGCCACTCCCGAGCGCGACGAAATCCTACAATTCGTACACTCCTCCGAACGCGGCATCGTGCGCGGACTTAAATAA